The sequence below is a genomic window from Brettanomyces bruxellensis chromosome 9, complete sequence.
GATTACTAACCATTTATCTTTAGAGAGCTGGCTTTCCCCTTTTTAAGCAGTGAACAGGCGGTTATAGCGAAAAAATCATTGGAGCCCGATCCAATATTAAAACCGGAAGAGTTGGAAGCATTGTTTGAAGTTGATAACAATGttttgaaaattatattaCGCTCGTCATCGGATAGAATGATACGAATAATTGCGAATAACTTTATGGACAATATTAAGACAGTGATAGAATGCCTTGAGAACTTTGATCCCGAAGCTCAACAGTGATCTTGTGAAAAACTGTAAAAATTGGTCTAAAGGTTTATGTTTCTGTTCCATTTTGTCAATCTCTTTTTTGTACGGAGTAGGCAAGATGTCTATGTCTTTTGCTAATAATAGTTATAttgtaaaataaattgatAATAATGCGAACTCAAATAgctaaataaaatataaagaaacTTACAAtcacaaagaaaatgttaTTTGGTGTCGAAAGATGTTTAGTTTAGTCTCTCCTCAAACCTAAGTTCATTCAAAGGTTCTAAGCCAATTAGTAGTCTCAAAAGATTGTCAATCCCCAAGCGTTGTTTATTCAAACTGTTGACTGCTTTGAAACCTTTTCTAGTTAATGGGGCTTTAAGCCAATAACTCAAAAAGCCCAGAACATTATTGAGGTGCTCGTAATTTTCCGCTCCCTCTTTCTTGTAGGTAACCCTTGACAAGAATTCAGTCATAATCAATAGGTCAAGAATGATCGGTGCAGCCAAAAGGGAGTCCTCGCAAACATTATGAATGGAGACCTTATTATGGCCTCCTAACATTAGTTCAGAGTAATATTCATCCATTGCAACTTTATCATCACCCACAGCCGGGATATACTTTATGACAATGCAATGGTCAATTTTTGAACCAACGTCCTTGTTGTACAAATACTTATTAGAATCGATGGCATCATCAACGACCGATGATTTAGATATTTCCTTGGACCTAAATTGCTTCGCCGATGATAGATTGTAGCCGTCGTTGTTTCCTAAATGATTGTACGAAGCAATTGACACGGGTCTGATACCTGCATCCACCAAAAATGCAGCTAGAACAGACTTGAATTTAGTCTGTCCGGTTTTAAGATCATCGCCGCCAATAAATGATTGCGATTTCTCTGCGAGTTCAATAACACCCGGAACAAATGTATTCTGTGGGGAACCATTAATGTATGGAGCTTTCTCTAGGATAGACGCAACAGCAAAAATTGTGCTTGGGGAGACTTCTTCCTCGTCTTCCTTTATTGCCTTCAAAAGATTATCAGCTGTATCATTTACTCCTGGAATAATGGAAGAGTATCTTTCGGTATTTGCTGTCCACAATACGATAACCTCTtccaatttatttttctctttgaaCTCCCGAATATCTCTCCTGATATGGTCAACATGTTTCCACTTTTCTCGGGTAGAAATTTCACCGTCCAAATTGATTCTGTTAATACAATTGTTGGCTCTGTGCTCTTGGTTTGCGGCAATGAAATCTGGATAATAAATAGAGGGAAGAGGTTTAATAGATTCAAGTTTAGCatataactttttttgtaaGTCATATTCGAGAACGTGGGATCTTCTAACCGCTTCTTTCATGTCTGCTTTATTGATATCCCATCCAGACACGATTAAGTCGTCGGGATTCACCATTGGAAGTAGCGCATTAAATGGAGCATAGATATCATTCCCATTATTGTCGATGCCAAGTTTAATGGTGGCACT
It includes:
- the INO1 gene encoding Myo-inositol-1-phosphate synthase; translation: MTTNYVPKVKVVTERTQYIESSLLTKYTYHNAFVKENNGEYVVRPTQEDYQFKVDLRVPKIGVMLVGLGGNNGSTLISAILANREKLVFNTKRGPISANYYGSVTQSATIKLGIDNNGNDIYAPFNALLPMVNPDDLIVSGWDINKADMKEAVRRSHVLEYDLQKKLYAKLESIKPLPSIYYPDFIAANQEHRANNCINRINLDGEISTREKWKHVDHIRRDIREFKEKNKLEEVIVLWTANTERYSSIIPGVNDTADNLLKAIKEDEEEVSPSTIFAVASILEKAPYINGSPQNTFVPGVIELAEKSQSFIGGDDLKTGQTKFKSVLAAFLVDAGIRPVSIASYNHLGNNDGYNLSSAKQFRSKEISKSSVVDDAIDSNKYLYNKDVGSKIDHCIVIKYIPAVGDDKVAMDEYYSELMLGGHNKVSIHNVCEDSLLAAPIILDLLIMTEFLSRVTYKKEGAENYEHLNNVLGFLSYWLKAPLTRKGFKAVNSLNKQRLGIDNLLRLLIGLEPLNELRFEERLN